The sequence ATATATTGGAGGAATAGTTAGTGACAGAGTTACCGTTATATTTTTTTAGTAACGTATTTTTCTAAAATGTAATTTCAAAAAATTGAAGGAAGGAGTTTCTGAATGACAAATAGTGTAGCAGGTCGTAAGGTTGATGGTTTTTTAAGAAAAGAGAAAAAGTGGAAGAGTGAATTTGAAAAATTAAGACAAATAGTTTTAGATTGTGGCCTAACAGAAGATTTTAAATGGATGCACCCATGTTACACGTTAGATGGAAAAAAGAATATTGTATTAATTCACGGCTTCAAAGAATATTGTGCCCTTTTGTTTCACAAAGGTGCCTTGTTAAAGGATCCCAATAATATACTTATCCAACAAACGGAGAATACCCAGTCTGCACGCCAAATTCGATTCACCAATGTTCAAGAAGTAATGGACATGGAAAACATCCTAAAAACCTATATACATAATGCTATTGAGGTAGAAAAGGCTGGATTGGAAGTAGAATTCAAAAAAACTTCTGAATATACCGTCCCTGAAGAATTACAAGCTAAATTCAATGAAATGCCTGCATTGAAAACAGCATTTGAATCACTGACCCCCGGGCGACAAAGGGCATATCTTTATTATTTTTCTGGAGCCAAACAATCCAAAACTCGATATTCAAGAATTGAGAAATATATGCAGAAAATTTTAGATGGAAAAGGATTAAATGATTAGAATTTTATATATGTATGGAGGAATAGATAATGGCAGATATATCATTAGATTTTCAATTTAAGAGTCCAATTAATAAAGTATGGGAAGCCTTAACAAATTCAGATACTCTTGCACAATGGGTAATGGAAAATAATTTTAAACCCATTGTCGGATACAAATGTCAGTTTCGTAATGAGGAAATAGATTTAATTGTAGATAGTGAAGTATTAGTAGTGGACGAGCCTCATAAGTTATCTTACACATGGATAGGTGGTCCGATAAATACTATCGTCACATGGACATTGAAGGAAGAGGATGGAACAACATATTTACATCTCGACCATACAGGCTTCGACAAAGAAGATCAAGCATTCAACGGTGCGAAATATGGTTGGGCGTATAAGATTGAAGAACTTAATAAAGTGTTAATGGGAATCGAAGAAAAAGGAGTAGCTGAATGAGTTTTTTCAAAGATGCATTATCTATGTTTAAGAAAAGAGATTTATTATTTTTAGAAAGCTACAAAGAATCAGAAGATGTTTATACTTTCCTATTTGAAAAAGAGAATGATTTAAGCTGGATTGCTGGGCAACATGGTTTGTTTACCATAACTCATAAGAAAGTAAAAAACAAAACACGCCCATTTACTGTCGCAGCGGCTCCCGCAGAAAATGTGGTTAGAATAACCATGCGTATAAGCGAAAATCCAAGTGATTTCAAAAAAGCAATGCTAGAACTGAAACAGGGAATGAAAATAAACATGACTGGGCCAATAGGGTCATTTAGTCTAAAAGATAACAGTCCTTCTCTTCTCATCGCAGGTGGAATTGGCATTACACCATTTCGATCAATTTTAAAACAAATTGAGTCAGAAGGAAATGGCATCGGCAAGCCCATACATCTACTCTATTTGGATAGCAATAAGTCATTTATATTCAAAGATGAACTTGATGCGATTGCTAACAATACTTCAATCAGTGTGACGTACCTGGATTTAAGGGATGATTTAAATCAGGAGATAGATTTGTTTACCACCTTAAATAAGGATGATGGTAAGTACTTTATTGCAGGACCAAAGTCAATGGTGAAGTCGGTATCTGACTTTTTAAAGAGTAAACATATTCCGAAGAAGAATATCAAAAAGGATGCCTTTTATGGGTATTAGTAAATATGCGTTAGCAAACTGTTAACCTTTTGCTAACGCAATCCATAAAAAGCGGTGAATTCTTGTTAATTACATTACATGAATAATTTAGAAAATCCTTGATATACGCACTTTAAGCACACCCCGTTAAAGATATTACACACTCTCATCTTAAGGTACGGAATGATGTAATCTGGCCATTGCACTTGATATAAAAGAGGCTTTTCGTATGTTGTTTTAACTTATGGGAGGCTTTTTTTACTTTGCTATGAAAGTTTTGCGGTCTACCATAGTCTTATGGCTGTGGTTTTTCCTATTTTGTCATAATTGTTATTAGTTTTTGTAAAAAAGCGGGCTGAATACTAAAAACTAGTGTGGATTTTGATTTTAGTCCTAATTACAGCCAATTCTATGTGTATTTTTTGAAGTATGGATTCGAAGTTCGAGGTGGTGTGTGCGAAAAACTTGATTTGGGTGCGGAAATTTAAATATGAGTGCGAAAAATCAGGTTTGGGTGCGAATTTTACGATTTGAGTGCAAATCTTTGTTTGAGTGCGATAATTATCATTTATGTGCGAAAAGTGTCTTTTTTAGTGCGAGAATTAGAATTTGAGTGCGGAAATTCAAGTCACACTCGCGCACAATTACAAAACGATGCATCTATTAAAAACTATTTCGTAATCAGAAACAAATTGTAACCGATTAGAAAAGTTCTTGAAATGTACAATTGATACAATGAAAGAGGAACTATAATAACGTCGGGGAAAAGGAAGATTACGATGGAACCTCATGTTGTAACGGCACTAAAAGAATGGAAAACAGAAATACATACATTACTAGAGCATATTGATCAGGAATATGAAGAAACAAGAAGTGATTTACAGGTGTATACTTATAAGTACAACATTACGAAACAAGTCGTCCAATCTACCGTAAACGAAGAAATAATCCGTAATATTCGTGAACAATACCAAAAGCAATTTGAGTCAAAATTCAATGACTTAAAAGGATCGATAAAGGAACTGGAAGAAAGGAAAAAAGTCTATCAAATGTTTATTGATAAGATTGATAAAGTTTTGGAAAAAGGTGATGAGCGATCACCATCGATACAGGCCGAAACTTATTAGAGACCTCTTCTCATCGGTGAAACGATGAGAGGGGGCGTTTCTATTTCATAGTTATGGTATAAACCCATCAGTGTTTTCTACCAATATTTCTTTTCCGCCAATCGTCTCAACAGCTGCTCCAACTGATTGTAACAAATCTCCCGTAATCACAATTTTCTGTGCCTCGGTTAGTACATTCTTATCTAGCGCTGTGATTTCTTTTGTCACACCAAGTGCCTCTAAAATCTGTCCAATGGTTTGAATCCAAACACCTGTGGCCACTTTTATTTCTCCTTCACTCTCTTCTTTTAACATTAATAGTTTCAGTAACAGAATA is a genomic window of Bacillus carboniphilus containing:
- a CDS encoding YdeI family protein gives rise to the protein MTNSVAGRKVDGFLRKEKKWKSEFEKLRQIVLDCGLTEDFKWMHPCYTLDGKKNIVLIHGFKEYCALLFHKGALLKDPNNILIQQTENTQSARQIRFTNVQEVMDMENILKTYIHNAIEVEKAGLEVEFKKTSEYTVPEELQAKFNEMPALKTAFESLTPGRQRAYLYYFSGAKQSKTRYSRIEKYMQKILDGKGLND
- a CDS encoding SRPBCC domain-containing protein; protein product: MADISLDFQFKSPINKVWEALTNSDTLAQWVMENNFKPIVGYKCQFRNEEIDLIVDSEVLVVDEPHKLSYTWIGGPINTIVTWTLKEEDGTTYLHLDHTGFDKEDQAFNGAKYGWAYKIEELNKVLMGIEEKGVAE
- a CDS encoding FAD-dependent oxidoreductase produces the protein MSFFKDALSMFKKRDLLFLESYKESEDVYTFLFEKENDLSWIAGQHGLFTITHKKVKNKTRPFTVAAAPAENVVRITMRISENPSDFKKAMLELKQGMKINMTGPIGSFSLKDNSPSLLIAGGIGITPFRSILKQIESEGNGIGKPIHLLYLDSNKSFIFKDELDAIANNTSISVTYLDLRDDLNQEIDLFTTLNKDDGKYFIAGPKSMVKSVSDFLKSKHIPKKNIKKDAFYGY